A single genomic interval of Gemmatimonadota bacterium harbors:
- a CDS encoding D-glycerate dehydrogenase: MPRPIVTVTRRLPETVEARLQQLFDARTNRDDLPLGVSGLAAAMTESDAVLSTLGDPLNAAVLGALPRRARIIAQFGVGYDNIDVRAATAAGIIVTNTPGVLTNDTADLAIMLLLSAARRASEGERELRRGDWTGWRPTHNLGTRVTGKRLGIVGFGRIGRAVADRARLGFRMQVQAFSRSLTDAAARDAGVTRAENLEALLASSDFVSIHVPSTAATRQLFGAHLLGLLPPHAVLVNTSRGDVVDEAALADALQAGRLAAAGLDVFEREPTVSSALLGLPNAVLLPHIGSATVEARTAMGHLAVDNLVAFFEGKTVPNPVA, translated from the coding sequence ACGGTAGAGGCGCGACTCCAGCAACTCTTTGACGCGCGCACCAATCGCGACGATCTCCCGCTCGGTGTCAGCGGGCTCGCGGCGGCGATGACTGAATCCGACGCGGTCCTCTCCACCCTCGGTGATCCACTCAACGCGGCCGTCCTCGGCGCATTGCCGCGTCGCGCTCGCATCATTGCCCAGTTCGGTGTTGGCTACGACAACATCGACGTCCGCGCGGCCACCGCGGCAGGGATCATTGTCACCAATACGCCGGGCGTGCTCACCAACGACACGGCTGACCTCGCGATCATGCTGCTCCTGAGCGCCGCGCGACGCGCGTCAGAGGGAGAGCGGGAGCTTCGCCGGGGTGACTGGACGGGGTGGCGACCCACGCACAACCTTGGCACCCGCGTTACGGGCAAACGGCTCGGGATTGTTGGATTCGGCCGCATTGGCCGAGCCGTGGCAGATCGGGCCCGTCTTGGGTTCCGGATGCAAGTGCAGGCCTTCAGCCGGTCGCTCACGGATGCGGCGGCACGCGACGCCGGCGTGACGCGTGCGGAAAATCTTGAGGCACTGCTCGCCAGCTCCGACTTCGTCAGTATTCACGTGCCATCAACCGCCGCGACTCGGCAGCTGTTCGGCGCGCATCTTCTGGGGTTATTGCCTCCGCACGCCGTGCTGGTGAACACCTCTCGCGGCGACGTGGTGGATGAGGCGGCGCTAGCGGACGCGCTCCAGGCCGGGCGACTGGCGGCCGCTGGGCTTGATGTGTTTGAGCGGGAACCAACGGTGAGTTCCGCCTTGCTCGGCCTGCCCAATGCCGTCCTCCTGCCGCACATCGGCAGCGCAACCGTCGAAGCCCGTACGGCGATGGGGCACCTCGCGGTGGATAATCTTGTGGCGTTCTTCGAGGGAAAAACCGTGCCAAACCCTGTGGCGTAG
- the icd gene encoding isocitrate dehydrogenase (NADP(+)), which yields MTQYKYATVPQGGERIQASGGVFTVPDQPIIPFIEGDGTGPDIWKASVRVFDAAVAIAYGGKRKIHWMEVLAGEKAFNATKEWMPAETLEAIREFKIAIKGPLTTPVGGGIRSLNVALRQELDLYACIRPVRYFQGVGAPMKHPEKLNIIIFRENVEDVYSGIEFKAGTPEAEKLRAFLKTEFNKNVREGSAIGIKPMSPFGSKRLVKMALEYALKRGCKSVTLMHKGNIMKFTEGGFKDWGYEIAREQFASTVVAEADLGKAGNGARADAVVLKDRIADSMFQQLLLRPEDYEVIATPNLNGDYVSDAAAAQVGGLGIAPGGNVGDDAAVFEATHGTAPKYAGLDKINPGSVILSGVMMLEHMGWQEAADLIVRGMEHAIAAKTVTYDLARQMPGSTEVSTSAFGDAIITGMKK from the coding sequence GTGACTCAATACAAGTACGCAACCGTGCCGCAGGGCGGCGAACGCATTCAGGCCTCCGGCGGTGTCTTTACTGTGCCGGACCAACCGATCATCCCGTTCATCGAAGGCGACGGCACCGGCCCAGATATCTGGAAGGCCTCTGTTCGCGTGTTCGATGCTGCCGTGGCCATTGCCTACGGCGGCAAGCGCAAGATCCATTGGATGGAAGTGCTGGCTGGTGAAAAAGCGTTCAACGCCACCAAGGAGTGGATGCCCGCCGAAACGCTCGAAGCCATTCGCGAGTTCAAGATCGCCATCAAAGGCCCGCTCACGACGCCGGTTGGCGGCGGCATTCGTTCGCTGAACGTGGCGCTGCGGCAGGAACTCGACCTCTACGCCTGCATTCGCCCCGTGCGCTACTTCCAGGGCGTCGGCGCGCCCATGAAACATCCGGAAAAACTCAATATCATCATCTTCCGTGAGAACGTCGAAGACGTCTACTCTGGGATTGAGTTCAAGGCCGGCACGCCCGAAGCCGAGAAGCTCCGGGCCTTCCTGAAGACCGAGTTCAACAAGAACGTGCGTGAAGGCTCGGCCATCGGTATCAAACCGATGTCGCCGTTCGGCTCCAAGCGCCTCGTGAAGATGGCGCTCGAGTACGCACTGAAGCGCGGCTGCAAGTCTGTCACGCTGATGCACAAGGGCAACATTATGAAGTTCACCGAAGGTGGCTTCAAAGACTGGGGCTACGAAATCGCGCGCGAGCAGTTCGCGTCGACCGTTGTGGCCGAGGCCGATCTCGGCAAGGCTGGCAACGGCGCACGCGCCGACGCCGTGGTCCTCAAAGATCGTATTGCCGATTCGATGTTCCAGCAGCTCTTGCTGCGCCCAGAAGATTACGAAGTGATTGCCACGCCAAACCTTAACGGCGATTACGTCTCCGACGCGGCCGCTGCACAGGTGGGTGGCCTCGGCATCGCTCCGGGCGGCAACGTCGGTGATGACGCCGCCGTGTTTGAAGCGACGCACGGCACCGCGCCGAAGTACGCTGGCCTCGACAAGATCAACCCAGGCAGCGTGATCCTCTCCGGCGTGATGATGCTCGAGCACATGGGATGGCAGGAAGCCGCCGATCTCATCGTGCGTGGCATGGAGCACGCGATTGCCGCCAAGACGGTGACGTACGACTTGGCCCGTCAGATGCCAGGCTCCACCGAAGTGTCCACCTCGGCGTTCGGCGACGCCATCATTACCGGGATGAAGAAGTAA